A stretch of the Bacillus licheniformis DSM 13 = ATCC 14580 genome encodes the following:
- a CDS encoding replication initiation and membrane attachment family protein: MSNYWKDLLPVDPYVVKSSGLLQDLDRQIVTLLYQPLIGSFSFSLFLTLWGELEQNRVWGKSSTHRQLMAAMQTSLKTIHSEKEKLEGIGLLKTYIKETEHERLFIYELIPPLRPDEFFQDGMLNVFLYNRVGKARFQQLKEYFSHPSVPEEARDITRSFNEVFASVQPSEWKMSDDMIEAMELREDHEWMKEGNSQPAAVTDGAFDFQLFLAGLSDTLIPRKALTDQVKETIKKLAFLYGIEPLQMQNVVMSAVDEHDMITTEALRKAASDWYQIERGGPLPELVDKVQPMNLREQPNQQSSTNAKEDNLIALLEQVSPRKLLQDIGGGAEPSKADLKIIEEIMLDQKLEPGVINVLIYYVMLKTDMKLSKNYTQKIASHWARKKVRTVREAMKLAKEENRQYLEWAEGKKKTSRNKKVIREEKLPDWLRESDDADSKPLETEQAGPATREGFDQQKQKLLEEVKKLKNHSAL; encoded by the coding sequence ATGAGTAATTATTGGAAAGATTTGCTTCCTGTCGATCCGTATGTTGTCAAAAGCAGCGGATTGCTGCAGGATTTGGACCGGCAAATTGTCACGCTATTGTATCAGCCTTTAATCGGCTCTTTTTCGTTCAGCTTGTTTCTCACGCTGTGGGGAGAGCTGGAGCAAAACAGAGTCTGGGGAAAAAGCTCGACTCACAGACAGCTGATGGCGGCGATGCAGACCAGCCTGAAGACGATCCACTCAGAAAAGGAAAAGCTTGAGGGGATCGGACTGTTGAAAACTTATATAAAAGAAACGGAACACGAACGTTTGTTTATATATGAATTGATTCCGCCGCTCAGACCGGACGAGTTCTTTCAGGACGGCATGCTGAATGTCTTCTTGTACAACCGCGTCGGAAAGGCGAGGTTTCAGCAGCTGAAAGAATATTTTTCCCACCCGTCTGTTCCTGAAGAAGCACGGGACATCACCCGTTCTTTCAATGAAGTTTTTGCATCTGTCCAGCCGAGCGAATGGAAGATGTCCGACGATATGATCGAAGCGATGGAGCTTCGCGAAGATCATGAATGGATGAAAGAAGGGAATAGCCAACCGGCAGCAGTCACAGACGGCGCCTTTGACTTTCAACTGTTTCTCGCCGGTTTATCTGACACGCTTATCCCGAGAAAAGCGCTGACAGACCAAGTGAAGGAAACGATTAAAAAGCTGGCCTTTCTCTACGGTATCGAACCGCTTCAGATGCAAAACGTCGTCATGTCAGCCGTTGACGAACACGATATGATCACGACAGAGGCGCTCAGAAAAGCGGCGAGCGACTGGTATCAGATCGAGCGCGGCGGCCCGCTTCCGGAACTCGTCGACAAAGTGCAGCCGATGAATCTCCGCGAACAGCCGAATCAACAGTCGTCCACAAACGCCAAGGAAGACAATTTGATCGCTTTGCTTGAGCAAGTATCGCCAAGAAAGCTGCTGCAGGATATTGGCGGCGGAGCGGAACCATCCAAAGCCGATCTGAAAATTATAGAAGAAATTATGCTTGACCAAAAATTAGAGCCCGGCGTCATCAATGTTCTGATTTATTATGTCATGCTGAAAACCGATATGAAGCTTTCGAAAAATTACACGCAAAAAATCGCTTCCCACTGGGCCAGAAAAAAAGTTCGTACGGTTAGAGAGGCCATGAAGCTTGCGAAAGAAGAAAACCGCCAATATCTTGAATGGGCGGAAGGGAAGAAAAAGACTTCCCGGAACAAGAAAGTCATCAGAGAAGAAAAGCTGCCTGATTGGCTTCGGGAAAGTGACGATGCTGACAGCAAACCGCTGGAAACAGAGCAGGCTGGTCCTGCAACCAGAGAAGGCTTTGACCAGCAGAAACAGAAGCTGCTCGAAGAAGTAAAAAAACTGAAAAACCATTCCGCTCTTTAA
- the speD gene encoding adenosylmethionine decarboxylase has translation METMGRHVISELWGCDFDKLNDMDFIEKTFVNAALKSGAEVREVAFHKFAPQGVSGVVIISESHLTIHSFPEHGYASIDVYTCGDLDPNVAADYIAEELRAETRENIEIPRGMGPVQVKQAKAKAQAL, from the coding sequence ATGGAAACAATGGGGCGTCACGTTATCTCCGAACTGTGGGGATGCGATTTTGATAAGCTGAATGACATGGATTTTATTGAAAAAACGTTTGTAAATGCGGCACTGAAGTCAGGTGCTGAGGTACGTGAGGTAGCCTTTCATAAGTTTGCGCCTCAAGGTGTAAGCGGGGTCGTGATTATTTCAGAATCTCACTTGACCATTCACAGTTTTCCTGAACACGGATATGCCAGCATTGATGTTTATACTTGCGGAGATTTAGATCCGAACGTAGCTGCCGATTATATCGCAGAAGAGTTAAGAGCGGAAACAAGAGAGAACATTGAAATACCGAGAGGCATGGGACCTGTTCAGGTGAAACAGGCCAAAGCCAAAGCACAGGCACTTTAA
- the dnaI gene encoding primosomal protein DnaI: MEPIKRALQGVTTRPDFKKRLEDMKEKVLSDKDVQAFLNSRQSEVDQGMIDRSLNKLYEYTQQSKACQDCPGLKECKNLIQGYHPKLVLNGKTIDVQYDRCPEKKKADERERQRSLIKSIYIQQDLLNATFADIDGDDPSRLKVLQLVTGFLHDYNETGKGKGIYVYGKFGVGKTFMLAAIANELAAKDHPSILVYVPEFVRELKNAIHDQSLEEKLDMVKSTPILMLDDIGAESMSSWVRDEVLGAILQHRMSQQLPTFFSSNFDPDELKHHFTYSQRGEKEEVKAARLMERVLYLATPVRLDGKNRRQ, encoded by the coding sequence ATGGAGCCGATTAAACGCGCTTTGCAAGGCGTGACGACGAGACCCGATTTTAAAAAACGCCTTGAAGATATGAAAGAAAAAGTGCTCTCTGACAAGGATGTTCAGGCGTTTTTAAACAGCCGCCAGTCAGAAGTGGATCAAGGAATGATCGACAGGAGCCTTAACAAGCTTTATGAATATACACAGCAAAGCAAAGCATGCCAAGACTGCCCGGGTCTGAAAGAATGCAAAAACCTGATACAGGGTTATCATCCAAAGCTTGTGCTGAACGGAAAAACAATCGATGTTCAATACGATAGGTGTCCGGAAAAAAAGAAAGCGGACGAGAGGGAAAGACAGAGGTCGCTGATTAAAAGCATCTATATTCAACAGGATCTTCTGAATGCTACGTTTGCCGATATTGACGGAGATGACCCGAGCAGATTGAAGGTCCTTCAGCTTGTGACGGGATTCTTGCATGACTATAACGAAACGGGAAAGGGAAAAGGCATTTACGTCTACGGGAAGTTCGGGGTCGGAAAGACCTTTATGCTGGCCGCCATTGCAAATGAGCTTGCCGCAAAGGATCATCCGTCCATTCTCGTCTATGTCCCTGAATTTGTCAGGGAGCTGAAAAATGCGATACATGATCAGTCGCTTGAGGAAAAGCTTGATATGGTCAAGTCTACGCCGATTCTGATGCTCGATGACATCGGTGCGGAGTCCATGTCAAGCTGGGTGAGGGATGAGGTGCTCGGCGCCATCCTTCAGCACAGAATGTCCCAGCAGCTGCCGACGTTTTTCTCTTCAAACTTTGATCCTGATGAACTGAAACACCATTTCACCTATTCGCAAAGGGGAGAAAAAGAAGAAGTAAAAGCGGCAAGGCTGATGGAAAGGGTGCTGTATTTAGCGACGCCTGTCCGGCTGGACGGGAAAAACCGGCGTCAGTAA
- the nrdR gene encoding transcriptional regulator NrdR: protein MKCPACQHNGTRVLDSRPVDEGRSIRRRRECESCNYRFTTFEKVEEIPLIVVKKEGIREEFSREKMLRGLIKACEKRPVALKQLEDICFEIEKELRNQGVSEVKSDMIGEMVMDRLAKIDEVAYVRFASVYRQFKDINVFIDELKDLIKKER, encoded by the coding sequence ATGAAATGTCCAGCATGTCAGCATAATGGGACGAGGGTTTTGGACTCCCGTCCGGTTGACGAAGGCAGATCGATTCGCAGAAGACGCGAATGCGAATCGTGCAACTATCGATTTACTACATTTGAAAAAGTGGAAGAAATTCCGCTCATCGTCGTAAAAAAAGAAGGAATCCGGGAAGAATTCAGCCGCGAGAAAATGCTCCGCGGTTTGATCAAAGCGTGCGAAAAGCGCCCTGTCGCCTTGAAGCAGCTTGAGGATATTTGCTTTGAAATTGAAAAAGAGCTTAGAAATCAAGGCGTTTCTGAAGTGAAGAGCGACATGATCGGAGAAATGGTGATGGACAGGCTTGCGAAAATCGACGAAGTCGCATATGTCCGATTTGCTTCAGTATACCGCCAATTTAAAGATATTAACGTATTTATCGACGAGCTGAAAGATTTAATAAAGAAAGAACGGTAA